One window of Nocardia sp. NBC_00508 genomic DNA carries:
- a CDS encoding Rv1157c family protein produces MLRTRGSRIALSALAIAASATLAAPTTAIAAPAPAATTQSVPMVPEGVPVDALAALAPAIVGAVAGPADIASPAGIAGPQSAILDQARRLLATLNLPPQIKSTLERIITFLDGSGGGGPEVPQDGPVIAQFLYPTIGKGCISPTADSIGTALAVPGPATLPPPGPQAGQTGFVFTALGTKSPTPVQNPPMTVQWLNLDTRQSGVLPLTDEAKINPDGPATLSAIANTGFGRVVAVVGGSLTTQAGDAAPRTCSFLPTLGFFTVG; encoded by the coding sequence GTGCTTCGCACCCGAGGATCGCGGATTGCATTGTCCGCACTCGCCATCGCGGCGAGTGCCACGCTCGCCGCACCGACGACAGCAATCGCTGCCCCCGCCCCCGCGGCGACCACGCAGAGCGTTCCGATGGTCCCCGAGGGCGTACCGGTGGACGCGCTGGCCGCGCTCGCTCCCGCCATCGTCGGGGCCGTCGCGGGCCCGGCGGACATCGCGAGCCCGGCAGGTATCGCCGGCCCGCAGTCGGCGATTCTGGACCAGGCACGCAGGCTGCTCGCCACGCTGAATCTGCCGCCGCAGATCAAGTCGACGCTGGAGCGGATCATCACCTTCCTGGACGGCAGCGGCGGCGGTGGCCCCGAGGTGCCGCAGGACGGCCCGGTGATCGCGCAGTTCCTGTACCCCACCATCGGCAAGGGTTGCATCAGCCCGACCGCCGACTCGATCGGCACCGCGCTGGCCGTGCCCGGCCCGGCCACGCTGCCGCCGCCCGGCCCGCAGGCCGGTCAGACCGGATTCGTGTTCACCGCGCTCGGCACCAAGTCGCCTACGCCGGTGCAGAACCCGCCGATGACGGTGCAGTGGCTGAACCTGGACACCCGCCAGTCCGGCGTCCTGCCGCTGACCGACGAGGCCAAGATCAACCCGGACGGCCCCGCCACGCTGTCCGCGATCGCCAATACCGGTTTCGGCCGTGTCGTCGCCGTCGTCGGCGGCTCACTGACCACCCAAGCCGGCGACGCCGCGCCGCGGACCTGCTCGTTCCTGCCGACCCTCGGGTTCTTCACGGTCGGCTGA